From Desulfovibrio desulfuricans, a single genomic window includes:
- a CDS encoding glycine zipper domain-containing protein, giving the protein MKNLLIITLLAAIFVSGIGCTNMSKTQQGVASGAALGALGGAGVAAIAGGSAAWGALAGAGVGALAGGIVGHEQSKKAW; this is encoded by the coding sequence ATGAAAAACTTGTTGATAATCACGTTGCTGGCCGCCATATTTGTCAGCGGCATCGGTTGCACCAATATGAGCAAAACCCAGCAGGGTGTTGCCAGTGGCGCGGCCCTTGGCGCGCTTGGCGGCGCAGGCGTTGCCGCCATTGCCGGTGGATCCGCTGCCTGGGGCGCTCTGGCTGGCGCAGGCGTGGGCGCGCTGGCTGGCGGCATAGTCGGGCACGAGCAGAGCAAGAAAGCCTGGTAA
- a CDS encoding HD-GYP domain-containing protein yields MAAEQRKVLDVPMNINEEYYQISGEILSSFPKFRPPVDLFRFREDIAVLAPYCVKGSRLSSEQVDEVAQLCAEGDLFVSRSDHPIYSRHIVKQLDLVLQDNNLKEAEIADICIRALLMRCSDFFEQPVKALFEPLYRDVMVVTEYLWSDKHHINTFMRRLFRKNNLARHSINSMIVGLWIWLQGTGEYRRKDMDRIAVAMLLHDVGMCKVPPFLLSKAGPLKQEEREKIIPHPIVGVRLMQKMEVSFDELLRACFEHHERLDGSGYPQHTKGNQTTRVGRLAAVADSFAAMICDRPFRKAKDVVQSAKELANDPRYDQEMANALFGGFAAGTIGQMVDMDAVVDTPQPE; encoded by the coding sequence ATGGCCGCAGAGCAAAGGAAAGTTCTTGATGTTCCCATGAACATCAACGAGGAATATTATCAGATCAGCGGCGAAATTCTGTCGAGCTTTCCCAAGTTCCGCCCTCCGGTAGATCTGTTCAGGTTTCGTGAAGATATCGCTGTGCTCGCTCCCTACTGCGTCAAGGGGAGCCGCCTGAGCAGCGAACAGGTGGACGAAGTGGCGCAGTTGTGCGCCGAGGGAGACCTTTTTGTCTCCCGCTCCGACCACCCCATTTACTCGCGCCACATCGTCAAGCAGCTTGACCTTGTGCTGCAGGACAACAACCTCAAGGAAGCGGAAATCGCAGATATCTGCATCCGCGCCCTGCTTATGCGTTGCAGCGACTTTTTTGAGCAGCCCGTCAAGGCGCTCTTTGAACCGCTGTACCGCGATGTTATGGTTGTTACAGAGTATCTGTGGAGCGACAAACACCACATCAACACATTCATGCGCCGTCTGTTTCGCAAAAACAATCTTGCACGGCATTCCATCAACAGCATGATTGTGGGCCTGTGGATATGGTTGCAGGGCACTGGTGAATACCGCCGTAAAGACATGGACCGCATTGCTGTTGCCATGCTGTTGCACGATGTGGGCATGTGCAAGGTTCCCCCTTTCCTGCTCAGCAAGGCTGGCCCCCTGAAGCAGGAAGAAAGGGAAAAAATCATCCCCCATCCCATTGTGGGCGTTCGGTTGATGCAAAAGATGGAAGTGTCTTTTGACGAACTGCTGCGCGCCTGCTTTGAACACCATGAGCGGCTTGACGGTTCCGGCTACCCTCAGCACACCAAGGGCAACCAGACCACCAGGGTTGGACGCCTCGCAGCGGTGGCCGACTCTTTTGCCGCCATGATTTGCGACCGACCTTTCAGAAAGGCCAAGGATGTTGTGCAGTCTGCCAAGGAACTGGCCAACGACCCGCGCTATGATCAGGAAATGGCCAACGCGCTTTTCGGTGGTTTTGCCGCTGGAACCATCGGGCAAATGGTCGACATGGACGCAGTGGTGGATACGCCGCAGCCGGAATAG
- the carA gene encoding glutamine-hydrolyzing carbamoyl-phosphate synthase small subunit yields the protein MKALLVLEDGFTLEGKSFTGDFETGGEVIFTTGMTGYQEVLTDPSYYGQMVCMTYPLVGNYGISEADMESARVHCSAFLVKECCKQPSNWQSVMALPAFLQKFDRPGMEGLDTRALTRHLRINGAMRGMISTRELNPAALKEKVLAQPTMKGRNLVPFVAAQEPYAWFDNQPQKVALGADGAYAWRGTGLPLLVYDYGIKWNILRRLCEAGFEPLAVPPNFSAAQAKASGAKGVFLSNGPGDPATLTAEIALVRELVGSFPVTGICLGHQLIGHALGGTTDKLKFGHHGCNHPVKDLTTGRIEISSQNHGFHVVLDGVNDVEATHINLNDNTLEGLRHKTLPVMSVQYHPEAAAGPRDGQYLFGRFRQLIGEAAGA from the coding sequence ATGAAAGCATTGCTGGTGCTGGAAGACGGATTCACGTTGGAAGGCAAATCCTTTACCGGAGACTTTGAAACCGGCGGTGAAGTGATTTTCACCACGGGCATGACTGGCTATCAGGAAGTGCTCACCGACCCCTCCTACTACGGGCAGATGGTCTGCATGACCTATCCGCTGGTGGGCAACTACGGCATTTCCGAGGCTGATATGGAATCGGCCCGCGTGCATTGCAGCGCCTTTCTGGTAAAGGAATGCTGCAAGCAGCCCTCCAACTGGCAGTCTGTCATGGCATTGCCCGCCTTTTTGCAGAAGTTCGACAGGCCTGGCATGGAAGGGCTGGATACCCGCGCCCTGACGCGCCACCTGCGCATCAACGGGGCCATGCGCGGCATGATTTCCACCAGGGAGCTGAACCCCGCTGCCCTCAAGGAAAAAGTGCTTGCCCAGCCCACCATGAAGGGCCGTAACCTTGTGCCCTTTGTGGCAGCGCAGGAACCCTACGCATGGTTTGACAACCAGCCGCAAAAGGTCGCCCTTGGCGCGGACGGCGCCTACGCATGGCGCGGCACGGGCCTGCCCCTGCTGGTGTATGATTATGGCATCAAGTGGAATATTCTGCGCCGCCTGTGCGAGGCCGGTTTTGAGCCTCTGGCCGTGCCGCCGAACTTCAGCGCCGCTCAGGCCAAGGCCAGCGGAGCCAAGGGCGTGTTCCTTTCCAACGGCCCCGGCGACCCGGCGACCCTGACTGCGGAAATTGCTCTGGTGCGCGAACTTGTTGGTTCGTTCCCTGTCACGGGCATCTGCCTTGGCCATCAGCTTATCGGTCACGCCCTTGGCGGCACCACCGACAAGCTCAAGTTCGGCCACCACGGCTGCAATCACCCGGTCAAGGATCTGACCACAGGACGAATCGAGATTTCGTCCCAGAACCACGGTTTCCATGTGGTGCTGGACGGCGTGAACGATGTGGAAGCCACGCATATCAACCTGAACGACAACACGCTTGAAGGCCTGCGCCACAAGACCCTGCCTGTCATGAGCGTGCAGTACCACCCCGAAGCGGCGGCTGGCCCCCGCGACGGGCAGTACCTCTTTGGCCGCTTCCGCCAGCTTATAGGCGAGGCCGCGGGAGCGTAG
- a CDS encoding 4Fe-4S binding protein, which translates to MTPSLHTVFFSPTGSSRKMAQETARALAQELAQNMALARGNDWNWTFPEGRAAAHTLGPEDVLVFAFPVYAGRIPQVLVEPLARLAGHGARAILLAVYGNRHYDDALLEAVDLFGAKGFSVPAAGAFVAEHSMTAKVGAGRPDAEDMAAIADFARSAARIIASGESANVAVPGNRPYKALPPAADIRPQTLDSCTQCGLCASVCPMRVIDADNAAQVAQGCLRCCACVKICPEQAKYFDNPQVDKIVAMLESNCRERREPEVFFAAAGKM; encoded by the coding sequence ATGACCCCAAGCCTTCACACGGTCTTTTTCAGCCCAACTGGCAGCAGCCGCAAAATGGCGCAAGAGACTGCCCGTGCTCTGGCGCAGGAACTGGCGCAGAATATGGCACTGGCGCGCGGCAATGACTGGAACTGGACGTTCCCTGAAGGGCGGGCTGCAGCCCACACGCTTGGGCCGGAGGATGTGCTGGTTTTTGCCTTTCCGGTCTATGCCGGGCGTATTCCCCAAGTGCTGGTGGAGCCGTTGGCAAGGCTGGCAGGGCATGGCGCACGCGCAATTCTGCTTGCCGTGTATGGGAACAGGCACTACGACGATGCCCTGCTTGAAGCGGTTGATCTGTTTGGGGCCAAAGGTTTTTCCGTTCCTGCGGCAGGGGCCTTTGTGGCAGAGCACAGCATGACGGCAAAGGTCGGGGCAGGCAGGCCTGATGCAGAAGATATGGCCGCTATCGCGGATTTTGCCCGCAGCGCAGCCAGAATCATTGCCAGCGGAGAAAGCGCAAACGTGGCAGTTCCCGGCAACCGGCCTTACAAGGCGCTGCCTCCAGCGGCGGATATTCGGCCTCAAACCCTTGATTCATGTACGCAGTGCGGCTTGTGCGCCAGCGTGTGCCCCATGCGCGTGATTGATGCCGACAATGCGGCACAAGTGGCGCAGGGCTGCTTGCGTTGTTGCGCCTGCGTAAAAATCTGCCCGGAACAGGCAAAGTATTTTGACAATCCGCAGGTGGACAAAATTGTTGCCATGCTTGAAAGCAACTGCCGCGAACGGCGTGAACCAGAGGTGTTTTTTGCCGCAGCGGGCAAAATGTAA
- a CDS encoding argininosuccinate synthase, whose translation MQNVKKVVLAYSGGLDTSVILKWLIETYKCEVIAVTADLGQPEDLTGVEEKALKTGASKAYVLDLREEMAKDFVFPMMRGAARYENRYLLGTSIARPLIAKALVDIARKEGADAVAHGATGKGNDQVRFEFAVSALAPDLKVIAPWREWDLMSRTALTAFAAKHGIHISSEAKRYSMDANMMHTSFEGSELENPGSAPDASCHQRCVPVEEAPDTPEIISVDFEQGNPVAVNGQRLSPAAIIKTLSEMAGRNGIGRDDMVENRFVGMKCRGVYENPAGTLLFALHRDLEGICMDRELLGIRDMLAVRYSQCVYNGFWYSPERETMQAFMDKSQECVTGTVRAKLYKGGVWPLARTSPNSLFSEDLATFEGGNYDHKDAAGFIRLNSLRLRLHAAVQSKLGK comes from the coding sequence ATGCAGAATGTAAAAAAAGTCGTCCTCGCCTATTCGGGCGGGCTTGATACTTCCGTTATCCTTAAATGGCTCATTGAGACCTACAAGTGTGAAGTCATTGCCGTTACCGCCGATCTGGGCCAGCCCGAAGACCTCACTGGCGTGGAAGAAAAAGCGCTCAAGACTGGCGCTTCCAAGGCATACGTGCTTGATCTGCGCGAAGAAATGGCCAAGGACTTTGTATTCCCCATGATGCGCGGCGCTGCCCGCTATGAAAACCGCTATCTGCTGGGCACCTCCATCGCCCGCCCGCTCATCGCCAAGGCCCTTGTGGACATCGCCCGCAAGGAAGGCGCGGACGCCGTGGCCCACGGCGCAACCGGCAAGGGCAACGATCAGGTGCGTTTTGAATTTGCCGTCAGCGCCCTTGCGCCCGATCTCAAGGTCATCGCCCCCTGGCGCGAATGGGATCTCATGTCGCGCACGGCCCTCACGGCCTTTGCCGCAAAGCACGGCATCCATATCTCCAGCGAAGCCAAGCGCTACAGCATGGACGCCAACATGATGCACACGAGCTTTGAAGGCAGCGAGCTGGAAAATCCCGGCAGCGCGCCCGATGCCTCGTGCCATCAGCGCTGCGTGCCCGTGGAAGAAGCGCCCGACACCCCCGAGATCATCAGTGTGGATTTCGAGCAGGGCAACCCTGTGGCCGTCAACGGTCAGCGCCTCTCCCCCGCCGCCATCATCAAGACCCTCAGCGAAATGGCCGGACGTAACGGCATTGGCCGCGACGACATGGTCGAAAACCGCTTTGTGGGCATGAAGTGCCGCGGCGTGTACGAAAACCCCGCCGGTACCCTGCTGTTTGCCCTGCATCGCGACCTTGAAGGCATCTGCATGGATCGCGAACTGCTCGGCATCCGCGACATGCTGGCCGTGCGCTACTCCCAGTGCGTGTACAATGGCTTCTGGTATTCGCCCGAGCGCGAAACCATGCAGGCTTTTATGGACAAGTCGCAGGAATGCGTCACCGGCACCGTGCGCGCCAAACTCTACAAGGGCGGCGTGTGGCCCCTGGCCCGCACCTCCCCCAATTCGCTCTTCTCCGAAGATCTGGCCACCTTTGAAGGCGGCAACTACGATCACAAGGATGCCGCTGGCTTTATCCGCCTCAACAGCCTGCGCCTGCGCCTGCACGCCGCTGTGCAGAGCAAGCTCGGCAAGTAG
- the carB gene encoding carbamoyl-phosphate synthase large subunit, which produces MPKRSDLHKILVIGAGPIIIGQGCEFDYSGSQAVKALKEEGYEVVLVNSNPATIMTDPHMADATYVEPIEQETLAAIIRKERPDALLPTLGGQTALNAALGLAKSGVLAECGVELIGARADVIEKAESRELFREAMEKIGLKMPASGIARTIDEARQLGNVLPFPLIIRPAFTLGGTGGGVAYNMEDLEAIAASGLSASPTSEVMIEQSVLGWKEIEMEVMRDTKDNCVIICAIENFDPMGVHTGDSITVAPVQTLSDAEYQNLRDASIAIMREIGVETGGSNVQFGLNPANGEIVVIEMNPRVSRSSALASKATGFPIAKIAAKLAVGYTLDELRNDITRETVASFEPAIDYCVVKIPRFTFEKFPGAKDELTTSMKSVGEAMSIGRTFKEALQKGLRSMEIGATGLGYSFRSELPDRETILESLHRPNSKRIFSLRQAIVAGISEEEIFAVSAIDPWFIRQVRDIVEMEKRISNFGLANDMTTANAALADMLREAKEYGFSDRQLAEMWKMPEADIRRMRKEMHVEPTYYLVDTCAAEFEAYTPYFYSTYERGEEIKVEDRRKVLILGGGPNRIGQGIEFDYCCCHASFALRDAGVMAIMANSNPETVSTDYDTSDRLYFEPLTFEDVMNIVEKEKPEGVIVQFGGQTPLNLAVPLMRAGVPILGTSPDAIDRAEDRERFQALIEKLALLQPPNGTAMSLEDALEVAERITYPVVVRPSYVLGGRAMAVVYDAAELKDYFHTQVPQKPEHPILIDKFLEHAVEVDVDALSDGKEVYVAGIMEHIEEAGIHSGDSACVLPSYSLSYDHVARIAVQAEALARELKVVGLMNIQFAIKGDDIYILEVNPRASRTAPFVSKATGVPLPYLATQVMLGKTLEELDPWSMRKGGFTCVKEAVLPFQRFPGVDVILGPEMHSTGEVMGMGSNFGEAFLKSQLGAGQVLPQGGKLFLSVNDRDKPYLPEVADMFAKLGFHLLATRGTAAVLREHGLEVEEVLKVYEGRPNIVDLLINHEVALVINTASGKHTARDSKAIRHAALTYKVPYCTTIAAARATATAIGSRRAETHVESLQEYYAREARG; this is translated from the coding sequence ATGCCCAAGCGTTCGGATTTACACAAAATTCTTGTCATCGGCGCGGGCCCCATCATCATCGGCCAGGGCTGCGAGTTTGACTACTCCGGTTCCCAGGCCGTGAAGGCCCTCAAGGAAGAAGGGTATGAGGTGGTACTGGTCAATTCCAATCCGGCTACCATCATGACCGATCCACATATGGCTGACGCCACCTATGTGGAACCCATCGAGCAGGAGACCCTTGCCGCAATCATCCGAAAAGAACGCCCCGATGCGCTCTTGCCTACGCTTGGCGGTCAGACGGCTTTGAACGCCGCTCTTGGGCTTGCCAAGAGCGGCGTTTTGGCGGAATGCGGCGTTGAGCTCATCGGCGCGCGCGCCGACGTGATTGAAAAGGCAGAAAGCCGCGAGCTTTTCCGCGAAGCCATGGAAAAGATTGGCCTCAAAATGCCCGCCAGCGGCATTGCCCGCACCATCGATGAAGCGCGCCAGCTCGGCAACGTGCTGCCCTTCCCGCTGATCATCCGCCCGGCCTTTACGCTCGGCGGCACCGGCGGCGGTGTGGCCTACAACATGGAAGACCTGGAAGCCATTGCCGCCAGCGGCCTTTCGGCCAGCCCCACCTCTGAAGTCATGATTGAACAGAGCGTGCTTGGCTGGAAAGAAATCGAAATGGAAGTGATGCGCGACACCAAGGACAACTGTGTCATCATCTGCGCCATTGAAAACTTTGATCCCATGGGTGTGCACACGGGCGACTCCATCACCGTGGCCCCGGTGCAGACCCTCTCTGATGCCGAATACCAGAACCTGCGCGACGCCTCCATTGCCATCATGCGCGAAATCGGCGTGGAAACGGGCGGCAGTAACGTGCAGTTCGGCCTCAATCCGGCCAACGGCGAGATTGTGGTTATCGAAATGAACCCCCGCGTGTCGCGCTCGTCCGCGCTGGCCTCCAAGGCCACGGGCTTCCCCATTGCCAAAATCGCCGCCAAGCTGGCCGTGGGCTACACCCTTGATGAACTGCGCAACGACATCACCCGCGAGACCGTGGCGAGCTTTGAACCCGCCATCGACTACTGCGTGGTGAAGATCCCGCGCTTCACCTTTGAAAAATTCCCCGGCGCCAAGGACGAGCTCACCACCTCCATGAAGAGCGTGGGCGAGGCCATGAGCATTGGCCGCACCTTCAAGGAAGCCTTGCAGAAGGGCCTGCGCTCCATGGAAATCGGCGCAACGGGCCTTGGCTATAGCTTCCGCTCCGAGCTGCCCGACCGCGAAACCATTCTGGAATCCTTGCACCGCCCCAACTCCAAACGCATCTTTTCGCTGCGGCAGGCCATTGTGGCTGGCATCAGCGAAGAAGAAATCTTTGCGGTTTCCGCCATTGATCCATGGTTCATCCGCCAGGTGCGCGACATTGTGGAGATGGAAAAGCGCATCAGCAACTTTGGCCTCGCCAACGACATGACCACGGCCAACGCCGCTCTTGCCGACATGCTGCGCGAAGCCAAGGAATACGGCTTCTCCGACCGCCAACTGGCGGAAATGTGGAAGATGCCCGAGGCAGACATCCGCCGCATGCGCAAGGAAATGCACGTGGAGCCCACCTATTATCTGGTGGACACCTGCGCTGCGGAATTTGAGGCCTACACCCCCTATTTCTACTCCACCTACGAGCGTGGCGAAGAAATCAAGGTGGAAGACCGCCGCAAGGTGCTCATTCTTGGCGGCGGCCCCAACCGTATCGGTCAGGGCATCGAGTTTGACTACTGCTGCTGCCACGCCTCCTTCGCCCTGCGCGATGCGGGCGTGATGGCCATCATGGCGAACTCCAACCCCGAAACCGTTTCCACAGACTATGATACCTCGGACAGGCTCTACTTTGAGCCGCTGACCTTCGAGGATGTGATGAACATCGTGGAAAAGGAAAAGCCCGAGGGCGTCATCGTGCAGTTTGGCGGCCAGACCCCGCTGAATCTTGCCGTGCCGCTCATGCGCGCTGGCGTGCCTATTCTAGGCACCAGCCCGGACGCCATTGACCGCGCCGAAGACCGCGAACGCTTCCAGGCGCTCATTGAAAAGCTTGCGCTGCTCCAGCCGCCGAACGGTACGGCCATGAGCCTTGAAGACGCGCTTGAAGTGGCCGAACGCATCACTTACCCCGTGGTTGTACGGCCCAGCTACGTGCTCGGCGGCCGCGCCATGGCTGTGGTGTATGACGCTGCAGAACTGAAGGATTACTTCCACACCCAGGTTCCGCAAAAGCCGGAACACCCCATTCTCATCGACAAGTTCCTTGAGCATGCGGTGGAAGTGGACGTGGACGCGCTTTCGGACGGCAAGGAAGTGTACGTGGCGGGCATCATGGAACACATCGAGGAAGCCGGCATCCACTCCGGCGACTCGGCCTGCGTGCTGCCCTCGTACTCGCTTTCTTACGACCACGTGGCCCGCATTGCGGTGCAGGCCGAGGCCCTTGCCCGCGAACTCAAGGTCGTGGGCCTGATGAACATCCAGTTTGCCATCAAGGGCGATGATATCTATATACTGGAAGTAAACCCGCGCGCTTCGCGTACCGCGCCCTTTGTGTCCAAGGCCACGGGCGTTCCCCTGCCGTACCTGGCAACCCAGGTCATGCTGGGCAAAACGCTTGAGGAACTGGACCCCTGGAGCATGCGCAAGGGCGGATTCACCTGCGTCAAGGAAGCTGTGCTGCCTTTCCAGCGCTTCCCCGGCGTGGACGTGATTCTCGGACCAGAAATGCACTCCACCGGCGAAGTCATGGGCATGGGCTCCAACTTCGGCGAGGCCTTCCTCAAGAGCCAGCTTGGCGCTGGTCAGGTGCTGCCGCAGGGGGGCAAGCTCTTCCTGTCGGTCAACGACCGCGACAAACCCTATCTGCCCGAAGTGGCGGATATGTTTGCCAAGCTTGGCTTCCACCTGCTGGCAACGCGCGGCACGGCTGCCGTGCTGCGTGAGCACGGGCTTGAAGTGGAAGAAGTGCTCAAGGTTTACGAAGGGCGGCCCAACATTGTGGACCTGCTCATCAATCATGAGGTGGCTCTGGTCATCAACACGGCTTCGGGCAAGCATACGGCCAGGGATTCCAAGGCCATTCGCCACGCGGCCCTGACATACAAGGTTCCTTACTGCACCACCATCGCCGCAGCGCGCGCCACGGCCACGGCCATTGGTTCGCGGCGGGCAGAGACCCATGTGGAAAGTTTGCAGGAATACTACGCGCGGGAAGCGCGGGGGTAA
- the pyk gene encoding pyruvate kinase: MRTKIVATIGPASNSKEKLHELAEAGVSVFRLNFSHGGAADFVAIIQSIREVEAAIGRPITIMQDLSGPKIRLGVLPETSITVTKGMELLLGPSDRHVDDFPYLPFDHDVILESLEPGDRMVLADGGLQFVVTECRADGLVLLKADNSGIVTSRKGLALPGKATKVRALTEKDKKDLADGLKLGVDAVAISYVQTADDVREAKELIAAAGKSLPVVVKLERQSAVDNLAEILHETDVVMVARGDLGVECPLPLLPALQKRIISACNKASKPVIVATQMLLSMVNSPAPTRAETTDVANAVLDGADCVMLSEETAMGNFPVETVRYMRRITDEAERLLLINRKLEEPDSDKGIPEFLAYSACLLADKASAKAIVSHSLSGSSARQVSARRPPQSIYALTPDPVSIKALNFVWGVRPVFVENPQEEPSHLIRAESFIHNSPDFEPDDCAVITAGQVKGSSATPRGTNLVKIYWK, encoded by the coding sequence ATGAGAACGAAAATTGTCGCTACTATCGGTCCCGCTTCCAACAGCAAAGAAAAACTGCACGAACTGGCCGAGGCCGGAGTCAGTGTATTTCGACTCAATTTCTCGCATGGCGGCGCGGCGGACTTTGTTGCCATTATCCAGAGCATCCGTGAGGTGGAAGCCGCCATCGGGCGACCCATCACCATCATGCAGGATCTTTCCGGCCCCAAAATCCGCCTTGGCGTGCTGCCCGAAACCAGCATAACCGTCACCAAGGGCATGGAGCTGCTGCTCGGCCCCAGTGACCGCCATGTGGACGATTTCCCCTACCTGCCCTTTGACCACGATGTGATCCTCGAAAGCCTCGAACCCGGCGACCGCATGGTGCTGGCTGACGGCGGGCTTCAGTTCGTGGTTACGGAGTGCCGCGCGGACGGCCTTGTGCTGCTCAAGGCGGACAACTCGGGCATCGTCACCTCGCGCAAGGGTCTGGCCCTGCCCGGCAAAGCCACCAAGGTGCGCGCCCTGACGGAAAAGGACAAAAAAGACCTTGCGGACGGCCTCAAACTTGGCGTGGACGCAGTGGCAATCTCCTATGTGCAGACTGCGGACGACGTGCGCGAAGCCAAGGAGCTTATCGCCGCTGCCGGCAAAAGCCTGCCCGTGGTCGTCAAGCTCGAACGGCAGAGCGCCGTGGACAACCTTGCCGAGATTCTGCACGAGACAGATGTGGTCATGGTGGCGCGCGGCGACCTTGGCGTGGAATGCCCCCTGCCCCTTCTGCCCGCCCTGCAAAAGCGCATCATCAGCGCCTGCAACAAGGCCTCCAAGCCGGTTATTGTTGCCACGCAGATGCTGCTCTCCATGGTCAACAGCCCCGCCCCTACCCGCGCGGAAACCACAGACGTTGCCAATGCCGTGCTTGACGGCGCGGACTGCGTGATGCTTTCGGAAGAAACCGCCATGGGCAACTTCCCCGTTGAAACAGTGCGCTACATGCGCCGCATCACGGACGAAGCCGAACGCCTGCTGCTGATCAACCGCAAGCTTGAAGAGCCGGACAGCGACAAGGGCATACCTGAATTTCTGGCCTACTCCGCCTGTCTGCTGGCAGACAAGGCTTCGGCCAAGGCCATAGTGTCGCACAGTCTTTCGGGCAGTTCGGCCCGGCAGGTCTCTGCCCGCCGCCCCCCGCAAAGCATCTATGCGCTTACTCCTGACCCGGTTTCCATCAAGGCGCTCAACTTCGTCTGGGGCGTGAGGCCGGTTTTTGTGGAAAATCCGCAGGAAGAACCAAGTCACCTTATCCGGGCCGAGAGCTTTATCCATAACAGCCCGGATTTTGAACCTGACGACTGCGCGGTTATTACTGCCGGTCAGGTCAAGGGGTCTTCCGCCACGCCCCGTGGCACAAACCTTGTCAAAATTTACTGGAAGTAG
- a CDS encoding division/cell wall cluster transcriptional repressor MraZ encodes MKKLFTKSLSRSLDPKGRLMLPPEYREGLCADGGSGTFWLTAFYGRLVAYLPADWDMVTEQLGSIPMPSPRLSHFKTKVMGLAQELEPDAQGRVRIPQVLMREAGLHKDAMLVGMLNKFEIWDQERFNALQLEDVSDELSGLGITLSL; translated from the coding sequence GTGAAAAAACTGTTCACAAAAAGCCTTTCCCGCAGCCTAGACCCCAAGGGGCGACTCATGCTGCCGCCGGAATACCGCGAAGGACTCTGCGCGGACGGCGGCTCTGGGACGTTTTGGCTTACTGCTTTTTACGGACGCCTGGTGGCCTATCTGCCCGCCGACTGGGACATGGTTACAGAGCAACTTGGCAGTATCCCCATGCCCTCACCCAGGCTTTCGCACTTCAAAACCAAGGTTATGGGCCTTGCCCAGGAACTCGAGCCTGATGCCCAGGGCCGGGTGCGCATTCCGCAGGTGCTGATGCGCGAGGCTGGTTTGCACAAGGATGCAATGCTCGTGGGCATGCTGAACAAATTTGAAATCTGGGATCAGGAACGCTTCAATGCCCTCCAGCTTGAGGATGTGTCCGACGAGCTTTCCGGGCTTGGCATAACTCTCAGTCTATAG